The genomic region ccGACGGCTGCGGCCACGTCTGCGAGGATGCAGCTCGGTGCCACCGACACCGTCCCACGGCGCGGAGTCCTGCCCGCAGCCCACCTTGGtgccccatggctgggggggcAGCGGCCGGGGGAGCCCGGCGAGGGCAGGGACCCCCAGGGCCGGGCAGGCTGTACATACCTATATAGAGATCTATACATACTGTACAGAGAGCGACTATAGAGATATATCTATACTGTACCATAGGCAGCAGCGCTGGCCCCGGGCTGGCTTGTACATAGTCGAACGTGTTGGATTTTCCTCGTCTTCCGTGAAGACCCGACCTATGCAAACGCACAGAcactttttggggaaaaacaaaacaagacaaaacaaaaaaaaaaaaaaaacaaacaaacaaactcaacCTTTTTTTCAAGTGCTTTGGCTGGTGATTTTCATATTCTGCTcttaatctcttaaaaaaaaaataaaaaaaataaaaggttaaaaaaaacaaaaacaaaccaaaaaaacgaCCCCTGTCACGGCGGCGTGCAGCGCTCCCGGGCACAACGGCCCCAGTCGCAGGTTTGGTGCCGCTGGCAGCGAGGGCACCCTGGGTGCTCCCCACCATCCTGCTCCCCGCTGACCCCCCAGGCACCGGCACGGAGCATCCGGCGGGGAGCCGGCGCTGCCCACAGGAGGACGGCGCGGCAAAGATGGCAGGCGGCACCCCCAGGTAAGGGCAGGGGGCAGTGCCCTCGGCGTGGCACGCGTCCCCGGCGTCCCCGGGCGGTGCTGGGGTGCAGTGGCCGGGAGGGGCGGGTGCAGGAGAGCCCTCCTCGCCACCCTCGCCAGCTGCGCGGGGGGAGCGGCCGCGGGCGGGCAACCCCGCTGTGCCCGGGGGGCCCCGTGGGAATCCCCGTGTCGCTCTCACCGGCGCGTCTGGCTCTGCCGGGCATGCCGGCTCCTGCCGGCGTTGGGGGGATCTGGTGCACGCCTGTCTGCGCAGCAGCTCCCGCGGGATGGGGGGGGATGCCCTCggctcccccccaacccccccagtgCGTCCAGCGAGGAAAGGGGATGTGTGGGGTGGGGATTATGCCCAGGGACCCGCTGGGGTCACGCCTGGGGGGGTGTTGCTGGGCTATGTAGGAGTGGGGCGCACCCGGCCCCATTGCTGGCgccccacagccctgggtgggtgcaggggagcagccgCGTGGGTCCTGACCCTGCACCccaccgggctgggggggggcccagTGCCTCCAGGGGGGGGGCAGCCGCTCTGCCCACAAGGCAGCGTGGGACATGGGGGGCTGCGGCCCCTCTCCCAGCGGGGGCAGACGCGTTGCGGATGCGGCCTCGGTCGGGGGGTCCCCACAGCCATGGCAGTGGGGCggctgctctccccccaccccagcaggcgCTGCTGGGCGGTGGCTCGGCGTCCCGCCAGCCCGGGCTTGTCCGGGTGCGGGAAGAGCCGGCGAACCTGTCAGACGGGTCCTCCGAGCGCTCCCGGCAGGCACCGggctccccgcgtcccccccgcgCTCCCGCAGGCCTGGCCcgttgtggggctggggaccctgcCCTGGAACCCCCTCCCCGGGGACTCGGGTGCCAGccggctgccagccccgggctggAGCTGCGTGGGGTGGCCAGGGTCTGGCCGGTGCAGTGTCACCCAGCGCTGCCGAGGGCTGTAGCCCCCCCAGAGGGTGGCTGATGGTGACCAGCCGCAGCCCGGTCCCGGCGcgtggctgtgctggggcaggggcagggtgggCTGGCGCAGCCCGGTGCGTCGttgtggggggagcaggggactGAGTCAGCCAccccggcacggcacagcacggcacggcgaGCGCCACTTGCAAAATCCCTCCTGCCGCTTGCCTCGACCTTGGCACCGCTCCCTGCCATGTGTGTGGCACCGGTGGGGACcggccacccagccctgctccgctCCGTGCCCTCGGGCAGGGCGCAGCGTGACACGCCAGGGGTAGCCCGGACCAGCCACGGAGGCTGCCGGGGTGCTGCCATGGGGGATCCCCgagccctgctgcccccaggcagggGGGAGCCCTTGTTGAGATCCCAGCGCTGGGGCTCGGGTGCCCCCCCGGGTGCTGGAGAGGCTTCCAGAGTCCCGGCGGCACGTCTGGCTCTGGGCACGGGGTGTGCACCGGGACCGGCCGTGTGGCACGAGGCTGTGCATCACCCTGTGGCAGCAGCCGTgctccccgggcagggctgggtgcaTCCCACTCTCCGGCCAAACGTGTAAGGGCCTGGCGTGGCCAGCCGGCCGCGGGGACGTGGCTCTGCCCCTGCCACGCGCAGCCTGGCGTCGGGCCGTGCCTACCTGCCGGGCTGCACGCAGCCGGCACGGCACGTCACCTTGGCCTTCGCTCCCGGCCGCGGACTGGAcggctcctcttcctcccccaacCTCGCGGCCGGTGACGTCAGCGCGGGCAAGGGCCGGGGCGCACCTGGGTGTCCCGAGCCGTGAAACCATAAATAGTTTGTCACAAGCTCGGCGGCCTCTGGCCGGCCCCACCTGCCCCGTGCCGCTCTGCCGCCGGTGTTTACGGCGCGAAATGGCTTCACCTTTGTCCTGCAAACCGCGGGCGGCGCAGGCACTGACCCCATTCCACGGTCACGCGGGGACGGCCCCCAGCGCCGTGCGCGCCAGGCGGCGCGGCTGTGACCGCATGCACGTGCGTGCCACCGCCGGCACTGCCCACCCTCATGgtcaccccctccctgccactgCTTGTCGCCCACTGTCGAGCCCTGGGTGATCCAGCACGGGGAGGTAACGGGgcaccctccagccccagccgGTCCCTtgggctgtccccagctggggacacgcttgtccttcctcccccagcccagccgctgccctTTTGCCACAGGCCGGGCAGGACAGTGACACTGGGACTTGGCCAGGTCCCCGTGACCTCGCTCCCAGCCATGTCCCCGTGCCCGAGGCTGGGGACcacaggggaggggacgggggagcCCCTCAGCCGACAGCGCTGGGCGCCACACCCCAGTCCCGTGGGACAGATCCAGCGCGGTGCTCCAGGAGGTTTGTCACCCGCCGGGGCTCGCACCAGCCCTGCTGGAGGGGGGGGAGAGCCTTGGCTGCTGGGCTttgccaggggctgcagggccccCCCATCactgctccctgcctcagtttccccaggcaCCTGGCACAGGTCTCTGCCATGGCGGGGGCAGTGCCGGGGCAATGCCGGGACCCAGGGGAGGGAAGCAGCTGCGGTGCCGACCAGCTCCCACCACCCTCCGGCTGTGCCCATCCCCACGGCTTGTACGTGCCACGCTCCGGCTCTCTGACCCCggggagaggtggtgggggggaagttCCCGGGAGGTGCTGCCCGGTACAAGCCACGGCAGCGCCGGCTCCCCGGGAGCAAGAGGCCTGGCAGAGTCATCACGGTGCCGGGGATGATGTCAGGCCCGGCCGCAACGAGGGAGGATGAAAGGGAAGAAGCGGGTCCCCCTCCCGCGGGAGCGCGAGGAGCGAAGCCGGGGCGTGGGGAGGACACGAGGGCTGCGGGTGGGACGTGGGGCACCCAGCCCCACAACCTCGGCCCCGTGGGATCCCTCGGCTGCCGGAGCCGACAGCCGCTCTCTGGTTACAGCAGCGGTGCCGGCGCCTGCCCGAGCCCCTCCAGCGTGCCAGGGGAGCGCTCCTTGCACGGCTGCGGCGGCGGGCATGCAACATTACCCACAATCAATGGATCATTATGCAATAAACAAGAGGAAAGTTGTTTTGCAAATGCGCCTGAGTTATCACTTCACAACACGGCGCGGCGGAGCATCCCTCCGCCGAGGCTTAACAAGGCCGGATCGGTGTCGGGGGCAGACGGGGAGCAGATAGCGGGCTGGCCGGCAACGCGCCCGCTtgcgcccgcagccccccgccctgCGCcagggggtcccgggggggggcaATTTCACAGTATGGAGcgaggggagcagggcaggggatgcTTTTGGGGTTCACCCCGAGCTGGAGCGAAACCCTGggagagcagaggcagctggtaagggcggggggaagagaaggagaaggaggagggggggggctgcccctgcaacccccccccccccccgggaccccagcACCTTCTTAGCAGCCCCTGCAACTGCTGCTTGCCCAGGGGCTCCTGGTGACCCCCCAGCACCTCAGGTAAGGGGGTTCCCATGGCGAGAGCCTGAGGGCCCCCCCCCCTCAGCCAGACCCCACTGTTGCCCCCCACCGAGGAGAGGACAGTCACAGCTCAGACCCTTTTGCCCCGAGCACCGGGGGGGCGTGGAGGGTCACACCGCCTCcggaggtgtggggggggggggaaaccagcCCGGGCCTCACCCCATCGCCGCCCTGAGACACCGGCGTGACCCCCCCTGCCCAAGGGTGGCGGTGCCACCGGGCAGGAcctgccccccccgacccccgccgcctttgtgtgtccccccccgccggtgtggggggggggggagggggcgtcCCTGCCCGGTGCCGGCCGTGCGTGGGGTtaccccccgccctccccccgcgCTGCCGGTGTTGTTGTTGTGTCTCGGCCccggtgcgcggggcggggcggggggcgggcggcggcggggccgtacTTAAGGCGGGGGCCGGGCGCGGTGCCCGCCCGGCGGAGCGCGGCCGCGGAGCGCATGGAGCGGCGGCGGTGGgtgcccctggccctgctggggctggggttgtgctgggcggcggcggcggcggccgagcgcCACACCGTCTTCTGGAACAGCTCCAACCCCCGGTGAGTGCCTCCCCCCGCCCACCTCCGGTACCGGGACCCGGCGGCCCCGAGGGCGCGGacggcgccgctccccgccggggtTGGGCGCTCCCCGGCGGCCTTTGtccggggggcgggcggcggggccggagccgccgtagggctggcggggggggggatggggatcGAGCCCGGTGTGTtaccgcggcggggccggcgctggggtggcggcggggccggtgccgagccccggcggggcggTCCCGGGGCGCAGGCGGGGGAGCGGCGCGGCCGGTCCAGgtgcgggccggggggggggggtgggtgggttggggGGGGCCTTTCCGTTCCCAGGGCCGAGCGGGAGCGGGGCCTCTTCCTTCCCCGCGGGGGTGGCGCGGCGCCAGCCCCGGCGCCGGGGCACAGGGAAGCGTGTTGACAAACATGGGGCTggccccggctcccgccgcccgggcaggatgtgtgtgtgtgtgtgtgtgtgtgtgtgtgtgtggagggggggggcTGACCTGGACCGgcttccccctccagcccccccccgctGTGCTCAGGAaccggccccggggccgggccggggctgtgACCCCATCCCAGGTatcgtgtcgtcccccccccccccactcccggGGCTATAGGGGTGTTTCCCTGGGCCgtgacacccacccccccagcagcagaTCCCCGACGAGTGCCCGTCTCGTCTTAACGGGTGCCCCCCAGctaccagccccccccccaggctgtagaagtgcccccccccaccctggcacCGGTTCCCTGGGTGTTAGCACTGCCCCTCCCCCAGGCTGTCGGGGCGCCCCAGGCAATGCCCTCCCCCAGGTTGTAGGGGTGCCCCCTTCGCTAGGTGCTACCCCCCCCCCAAGCTGTAGgggtgcccccctgccctggaccATGACCCCCGAGGCTGTAGGGATGCCCTCCCAGGCACCAGCTGCCTAAGTTTTAGGGGTGCCCCCCTCCAGGCTGTCGGGGTGCCCCATACCCCAGTCgatgccccccctcccccggttTTAGGGGTGCCCCCCCACTAaacaccagcccccccccccccccaagctgtgGGAGGGGGGCTCGGGAGAGAGGGGTCCTGCAGTGTTTGAGAACCAGGGCAGGCACCCATGGGTGGCCGTGCCTTCCCGAGGCCACCGCAGTCAGTGAGATGAGGGGACCCTGCCGAGGCCCCCGGCCGGCTGCcagtctgtccccccccccccaccccccgggtgAGGTGTGGGGCGCAGCAGGCGCTGGAGCCGGGCCGGCTGCCCCACGGGCGAGAGCTGCCGCTGCCGCCTGGCTCCAGGAGCCTTGGGACGGGCAGGGTGCGCGTCCTGGCgggtcccctccctgctccacgGCTGCTGGGGCCGCGGGGAGCGCTGGGAAAAGGGGGTGCGCTCGCCGGCGGGGGGGGCTTTTCCTCCCAAAGCCAACCTGGGCACTGCCAGGCGGCCCAAAGTTTGCCCGCCTCGGGCTctgagggagctgctgggggcagggggatgctctCGCTTGGCCTTGATAATCAGTGTGGGgatctgggggtgcagggggagccCCCCCCAGGCTTCTCCCCACTGGAGCTGACCCCCTGCCCCCCTCCGGCTGCAGGTTCCTGGCGAGCGACTACACGGTGGAGGTGCGTCTCAACGACTACCTGGATATTATCTGCCCCCACTACGAGGAGGGGAGCGTGGACCCCCGCGCCATGGAGCGCTACACGCTCTACCTGGTGGAGCCCGAGGAGTTCCAGGCCTGCAAGCCCCGATCCAAGGAGCAGATCCGTTGGGAATGCAACAAACCCAGCGCCCTGCACGGCCCGGAGAAGTTCTCGGAGAAGTTCCAGCGTTTCACCCCCTTCACGCTGGGCAAGGAGTTCAAAGAGGGGCACAGCTACTACTACATCTGTGAGTGCCgttggggctgggggtccctgccgttggggctgggggtccctgccgttggggctgggggtccctgccgttggggctgggggtccctgccGGGCTCCCCCCCCACCTAACCTCCATCCTCCCTTGCAGCCAAGCCCATTCACCACCACGGCGAAGCGTGCCTGAAGCTGAAGGTGACGGTGGCTGGCAAAGGCAGTGAGTATCGCCCAGTTCCCCCACTCCGTGGCACCTGTGCggcccccctgcccccagcatcGGAGCCGGACTCGGCCTTTCCGGAGCTGAGTCATGGCCGGCCCGTggccccctgccagccccggggttTGGGTGCCTGCGGCTTGGCTGGGAAGGTGCTGGTGGGGGGATGGTACCAGTAAAACCTGGCTGGTGGTAgttggagggggggaggaggatggggggcgGTCAGGGGGGGCTGCCCTTCACCGGCCTGACCCCCATGTTTGCTTTGCAGCTCAGGCACCGCCTGCCCCGGCCGCTACCCCGAGGGGGAGGATCCAGGCAGGTAAgttgggggctgctgtggggctggttcctcctgaggtgggggggggtgggactcGACTGGGTGACAGGGGCGGGTGGCAGCCCCCACACGGGCGGGCATGGGGCATGGCacaccccccacagcccccccccccctccgcctccgCCAGGGACGCTCATgattcctctctccccacagacGACGCGGCTGCCCACGTGCTCAGGAGCGTGGGGCAGAACTCGGCCATGCGGGGCAGCAGCCCCTTCACCTTCgtcagcctcctcctgcccctcctggtGCCGCAGGGGCTGTGAGCCGACCCCCCTCCACGGGGCCCGGATGGACCAAGGCTGTGGCGGatgctggggaccccccccgtgTCTTGGGGCGCGCCGTGGGGCGGGCTGAGGAAAGGATTTGTCAGTATTAGAGGGCCCAGAGGGGCCCGTAGCCCGAgccctggggccaccctggcTTCCCCGGCCCTCGCCGGGGACTGAGTGCCACCGAGGGGCTGCGTGCCCGGACCGGAGGGGCGCGGGGGGCTGGCACCCCCACCCTGGGAGCTGAGACCGTGGGGTGTCTCTCTCTCCCCTGTGGGCTCGGACTGTGACGTGTCCCGCAGGCGGGGACGCGGTGCTGGCCCTGTGGCCGGCCAGGTGCCAACGGTGCCCTGGGGCTGTTGTCCCTTGGCGTCACCCGGCTCCGAGAGCCTGGATGTGctccatattttttcttttttttttttttttttttccggcagCTACGGATCGGGGCCAtggaacccccccccccttttccccatcCCTTGTCCCACTCAAAGGGGGACAGAgagagctgcccccccccccttcccctctgcaggGTGCCAGAGGGGACCCCCCCTGTTCCACCAGCACCCTGCGCGGGGTGTTTCGTCCCCCTCCCCCGTTTGTACAGCTTTCTACTATGGGAGTTTTTATACAATTGTCTTGAATAAATAACCAAGACCACGCTGAGCACCTGGAgcctgggggggggaaggggggcgtgtcccccccccactccacccCGCGGGGCTGGGCTCTCCCGGCCGGGCCTGGCCTTGGAGGGATGTGCGGGAATGGCCCATGCGGGGCATTTGTGCTGGTTAATTAATTAATTGGCCGGTGCTTGCACAGGGCTTTGAAGTGGAAAAGTGCCCCGGCGGGGCTGGCGCTATCAGTTGTTTTTATCTGGTGACACAAAGCCCTCCCTGAGGGGGGGGAAtattcccctttttcccccctccccgtctcTGCACCGGGATGAGCTTCcagaccccggggggggggggcgggcaggggagcCAGCCTGGACGGAGCCTGAGACCCCCGGGGACATggggggctgagggaggtgggaccTTGGGGCATGGGGGTCACGTGGATGCAGCCCCCCCCCACGGCACGAGGTGGGGTCACAGGGATGTGGCACCTGGGGgaccttttgggggggggggaccccagaCATGGGGCATCTGCGGgggtgggggaggtggggggtcaCAGGGAtgtgggggacacacacaacccacaccccacacacccccccccgcacgAGGTGTGAGCCGCGGGGGAGGTGGGGTCACAGGGTTGGGGcttctgggggggggtgggggacacccGAGGGACGCGGGGGTGGGGGTCACAGGGATGGGGGACCCCAGAAATGGGGCATCTCGGGGGCAGGGGACCCCGGGGATgcagggtcccgggggggggagggtgggctCCCTGCACCGGGGACACGGGACGCCGGGGGCGGGGCGTGTCCCCCGTcgtcctctcccacctccagccGTGGGGTGCTGCCCCATGGCGGCGGCCCCCTGCCCATCCCCGTGGCGTCGGGGCCGCTCGGCCGCCAGCggcctgcctgcccgcccgctgcccggcccccccccgccccgcccggtgCCCGGTCCCTCCCCGGTAGtgcgtcccgccccgccccgccccgccgcgggcagcaccgcccccgctccccgccggtgCCCGGTGCCGCGGCCCGGcatggccccgccgccgctgctgcccgcCGCCTGCCTGGCCTGCACCCTCGCCATGTTCGGGACCGGGCTGTGAGcgcccgggggggcggcgggaccgggaccgggcTGCAatggggccgggggtggggggtgttggggggtgcaTTGGGGAGAGCACAGGAGCAGTTCGGGGGTGCAACAAGAGGAGGTCTGGGGGGTGCAACTGGGGCCACGGGGGGGCCTGGGGGTGCAATGGGGGCCACGGGGGAAGTAGGGTGTGGGGGTGCAATGGGGAGGGCACAAGAGCAGTTCGGGGGGGTGCAAAGgcggggggtctgggggtgcaaCTGGGGCCACGGGGGGGCCTGGGGGTGCAATGGGGGccatgggggggggtgggggtgcagtgggggccATGGAGGAAGTAGAGGGTGGGGGTGCAATGGGGAGGGCACAGGAGCAGTTTGGGGGGGTGCAAAGGGGGGGGTCTGGGGTTGCAATGGGGGCCACGGGGGAAGTAGGGTGGGGGGGTGCAATGGGGAGGGCACAGAAGCAGTTCAGGGGGTGCAATGGGACCacgggggggggttgggggtgtgtgtgggggtgcaATGGGGAGGGGCACAGGAGCAGTTTGTGGGGTGCAATCGTGGccatgggggaggggggggtctaGGGGTGCGATGGGGGTTGTGAGGGTCTGGGGGTGGACATGAGCAGTTCAGGGGGTGCAATGAGGGTCTGGGGGTGCAATGGGAAGGGCACCAGGGCAGTTCAGGGGGTGCGATGGGGGCgatgggggttggggggcagctgggggtcCAAAGGGGAGCACACTGGGTCCAGTTCAGGGGGTACAATGGGAGAGGAATTGAGGGGTGCAGCGTGGCAggcactggggcgggggggggggtggtggtgttggggcGGGTGACAAGGCAAAGGATGCCAGGGAACGGGGgagtctgggggtgctggggggggggcactaagggcgaggagctggaggaggggcAGTAGAGGGGGACTGGGAGTATTTCAGGGTGCACGTTTCGGAGGGGGGAGCGGTGCCTGCTGGCTGCAAAAGATTGTAAACctaccccaccaccccccgccccagcactgcacgtgtgtgtcccccccccaacatGGTGCCAGGCACCCAGGAGGCTGCTGCCCCCCTCTCCCTAGGTCTGACCTGCGCCAGATGTTGGCAACCAAGAGCGTGGAGAACATCCAGTTCCTGCCCTTCCTCACCACCGACGTCAAgtactggggaagggaggggagggtcCCATtcaatggcgggggggggggttggggggttcTATAtggcgctgggggagggaagaagcCCCCAGGCCACGGCAGCGAGAGCCCTTTGCCCTGCAGCAACCTGAGCTGGCTGGGCTACGGCTGCCTGAAGCAGGACCCGACGCTCATCGCCGTCAACGCCATCGGGGCGGCCCTGCAGACCCTCTACATCCTGGCCTATCTCTACTACAGCCCCGCAAaggtgtgtgtgtagggggggcCGGCTGGGTCAAGAGGAGGGAACAGGAGGGGACCCTTGCCCTGACCGTCCCCTCCCGTCCGTCCCAGCGCCCCGTGCTGCTgaggagcctgctgctcctggccgTGCTGGCCGCCGGCTACGGCTACTTCACCCTCCTGATTGCTGATGGGCGGACACGCTTGGCGCGCCTGGGGCTCTTCTGCAGCGTCTTCACCATCAGCATGTACCTCTCACCGCTGGCTGACCtggtgcgtggggctggggggggggtgctgcAGCGGCACCGGGGATGCCCAGCCTGGGACCAGCCTGACATTTGCCTCTGCAGGCCAAGATTGTCCGGAGCAAGTCGACGCGCTGCCTGTCCTTCCCCCTGACCGTCACCACCTTCCTGGCCTCCACCAGCTGGACGCTCTACGGCCTGCAGCTCCGTGACCCCTACATCACGGTGAGCTGTGGTGGCGGGCCCCGAGGGATGCTCTTCCATCCCATCCCGTGCCGTACGATTGCCATCTCATCctatcccatcccgtcccatccgattcccatctcatcccaaccccatcccatctcatctcaTACCATCCCATTCCATctcatgccatcccatcccatcccatctgctTCCCATTCGCACCATCCCATCCAATTCCTATCTCATCCCATTttatcccatccccattccatcccatcccatctcattccatgccatcctatcccatcccatcccatcccatccactTCCCATTCGCCCCATCCCATCCAATTCCTATCTCATCCCATTTTATcccatccccatgccatgccatgccatgccatcctatcccatcctatcccatcccatcccatcccatcccatctcatgccatgccatgccatgccatcccgtcccatcccatctgcTTCCCATTCGTCCCATCCCATCCAATTCCCATGTCATCCCATtttatcccatccccatcccatcccatctcatgccatgccatcctgtcccatcccatctcatgccatgccatcccatcccgtTCCATCCCACCTCATTCCAtgccatcctatcccatcccatcctgtcccatcccatctcatgccatcccatgccatgccatgccatgccatgccatcccatctcatgccatcccatgccatgccatgccatgccatgccatcccatcccatcccttctcatgccatcccatcccatgccatgccatgccatgccatcccatcccatgccatcccatgccatgccatgccatgccatgccatcccatctcatgccatcccatcccatcccatgccatgccatgccatgccatcccatcccatctcat from Rissa tridactyla isolate bRisTri1 chromosome 23, bRisTri1.patW.cur.20221130, whole genome shotgun sequence harbors:
- the EFNA1 gene encoding ephrin-A1, whose protein sequence is MERRRWVPLALLGLGLCWAAAAAAERHTVFWNSSNPRFLASDYTVEVRLNDYLDIICPHYEEGSVDPRAMERYTLYLVEPEEFQACKPRSKEQIRWECNKPSALHGPEKFSEKFQRFTPFTLGKEFKEGHSYYYISKPIHHHGEACLKLKVTVAGKGTQAPPAPAATPRGRIQADDAAAHVLRSVGQNSAMRGSSPFTFVSLLLPLLVPQGL
- the SLC50A1 gene encoding sugar transporter SWEET1 isoform X1 translates to MAPPPLLPAACLACTLAMFGTGLSDLRQMLATKSVENIQFLPFLTTDVNNLSWLGYGCLKQDPTLIAVNAIGAALQTLYILAYLYYSPAKRPVLLRSLLLLAVLAAGYGYFTLLIADGRTRLARLGLFCSVFTISMYLSPLADLAKIVRSKSTRCLSFPLTVTTFLASTSWTLYGLQLRDPYITLCPQDAQPGTPLGSGKPSSGSTHLPAARKDQPQPREGTGVGPGWGSGDTPRTAAPTGDTLL
- the SLC50A1 gene encoding sugar transporter SWEET1 isoform X2, which codes for MAPPPLLPAACLACTLAMFGTGLSDLRQMLATKSVENIQFLPFLTTDVNNLSWLGYGCLKQDPTLIAVNAIGAALQTLYILAYLYYSPAKRPVLLRSLLLLAVLAAGYGYFTLLIADGRTRLARLGLFCSVFTISMYLSPLADLAKIVRSKSTRCLSFPLTVTTFLASTSWTLYGLQLRDPYITVPNVPGIVTSIVRFWLFWRYPPGQDKSYRPLHA
- the SLC50A1 gene encoding sugar transporter SWEET1 isoform X3 — translated: MLATKSVENIQFLPFLTTDVNNLSWLGYGCLKQDPTLIAVNAIGAALQTLYILAYLYYSPAKRPVLLRSLLLLAVLAAGYGYFTLLIADGRTRLARLGLFCSVFTISMYLSPLADLAKIVRSKSTRCLSFPLTVTTFLASTSWTLYGLQLRDPYITLCPQDAQPGTPLGSGKPSSGSTHLPAARKDQPQPREGTGVGPGWGSGDTPRTAAPTGDTLL